From the genome of Papaver somniferum cultivar HN1 chromosome 2, ASM357369v1, whole genome shotgun sequence, one region includes:
- the LOC113352465 gene encoding uncharacterized protein LOC113352465 yields MGGRSPAPRTLKDLTSPNLDQQPLCIQLNETIELKPQLIHLLPKFRGLAGEDPNSHLQQFHHVVTSLKQATADADMTMMTLFPFSFIDVAGEWFFCLPPGSITIWNGMKKLFLEKYFPASKAAVIRKEICGIMQGLLSNEKNLINAASGGALTNKTILEATSLLENMAANTQQFFTRDEPTVRKVNEVGNSSHLEHRMGNMEKMMHQIAAPVIPSSDNEDVEQAKAMYQNQQRPRYDLYSSTYNPGWRDHPNFNYANKQAAVSNPPFNQQGGYQFLQRPRQETQGTSIDDKLNLILITLAQDKQKSGWI; encoded by the exons ATGGGAGGTCGGTCACCTGCTCCGAGAACACTTAAGGATCTCACTTCTCCAAACCTTGATCAGCAGCCTCTATGTATTCAGCTGAATGAAACCATTGAGTTGAAGCCGCAATTGATTCACTTGCTGCCCAAATTCAGAGGCTTAGCGGGAGAAGATCCTAATAGTCACTTGCAACAATTTCATCATGTTGTGACTAGTTTGAAGCAAGCAACTGCAGATGCGGATATGACTATGATGACATTGTTTCCTTTCTCCTTTATAGATGTTGCAGGAGAATGGTTCTTTTGCTTACCTCCTGGGAGTATAACCatatggaatgggatgaagaagtTATTCCTTGAGAAGTATTTTCCGGCATCAAAAGCAGCAGTGATTCGAAAGGAGATTTGTGGTATTATGCAA GGGTTGCTTTCTAATGAGAAAAATTTGATTAATGccgcaagtggtggtgcactcaCCAACAAGACTATTTTGGAAGCTACAAGCTTGTTAGAGAACATGGCCGCAAACACGCAACAATTCTTCACTAGAGATGAACCAACGGTGAGGAAGGTGAATGAAGTTGGCAATTCTTCACATTTGGAACATCGGATGGGTAACATGGAGAAGATGATGCATCAAATAGCAGCACCTGTCATACCATCATCAGACAACGAAGATGTTGAGCAGGCAAAGGCTATGTACCAAAATCAACAAAGGCCAAGATATGATCTGTATTCCAGCACATACAATCCCGGTTGGCGAGATCATCCCAATTTCAACTACGCCAATAAGCAAGCTGCAGTCTCTAATCCTCCTTTCAATCAACAAGGTGGGTACCAATTCTTGCAAAGGCCACGTCAAGAAACTCAAGGCACGAGTATAGATGACAAGTTGAATCTTATTCTCATCACACTGGCGCAAGACAAGCAAAAGTCAGGATGGATATGA
- the LOC113352466 gene encoding uncharacterized protein LOC113352466 yields MDQLATTVSKLEAQADGKLPSQTLNHKENSNAIELRSGKQVEKPTTSLVSHEPDLEKEKGETTPKKADPVTNSNYKTRVSTYATPPPFPSRFEKSNKETLYQDIWEIFKKIEVNIPLIEAIRQVPRYAKFLQELCTNKHKLTDLGASINVMPASIYESLNLGPLKDTSIFIQLDDRSNTYPKGVIEDVLVQVNQLIFPADFYVLYMMDEDSPSSTLLLLAQHIFELNGDDALENTVMEGLGYGKYKYLESELSICDKLKEVVLTLNSLQEVPKKYNASYVSLPLTNERLLPSILQAPILELKPLPDHLKYVYLGDKEELSVIISKDLTKVQEEKLFRVLREYKSAIGWTIADIKGIIPSTCMHRILLEEGVKPTREAQRRLNPPMMEVVRKEILKLLDVGVIYPISDSKWVSLVQVIPKKSGITVVKNDDNDLVPNRIQIGWRVCIDYRKLNSTTRKNHFPLPFIDQMLERLAGHSHYCFLDGFSGYYQIVIAPEYQEKMTFTCPFGTFAYRRFYRRFIKDLSKIAMPLCRLLPKDVAFDCDKEFKEAFDTLKELLTTAPIIKPPYWSKPFELMCDASDYVVGAMFGHRDGKVTYAIYYASRTLNGAQINYSTTKKDLLVIVFALEKFRSYLVDTKEHIFSRFGTPRVVISDGGSNFKRYFHALLKKYKISHKVGTPYHPQTSGQDEISNREIKSIPEKTVNVTRKDWIYGLNDALWAYRKAYKTPISMSPFRLVYGKPCDLPFELEHKAYWDIKVCNMELDAADEHRKPHSMIEIVSPKKGLVSKVNDHRLKPYYEQFVTENQDMVTLSDPLPLEE; encoded by the exons ATGGATCAACTAGCTACTACGGTGAGCAAGTTGGAAGCACAAGCGGATGGAAAACTTCCTTCACAAACACTGAATCATAAAGAGAATTCCAATGCTATTGAGCTACGAAGTGGGAAGCAAGTAGAGAAACCGACAACATCACTGGTGTCCCATGAACCTGATTTGGAGAAAGAAAAGGGTGAAACAACCCCTAAAAAGGCTGACCCAGTAACAAATTCTAACTATAAAACTCGTGTTTCTACTTATGCTACTCCTCCGCCTTTTCCTAGCAGGTTTGAAAAGTCGAACAAGGAGACATTGTACCAAGATATTTGGGAGATCTTTAAGAAGATTGAAGTGAACATTCCACTAATTGAGGCGATAAGGCAGGTTCCTCGCTATGCAAAGTTCTTGCAGGAATTATGCACTAACAAACACAAATTGaccg ATTTAGGAGCATccattaatgttatgcctgcctcCATTTATGAATCATTGAATCTCGGTCCTCTTAAAGATACCAGTATTTTTATACAACTTGATGATAGGTCTAATACTTACCCCAAAGGGGTTattgaggatgttttggtgcaggttaacCAACTCATATTTCCGGCGGATTTCTATGTTCTTTACATGATGGACGAAGATTCACCATCGTCTACCCTCTTGTTATTGG CTCAACATatttttgaattgaatggtgatgatgctttagaGAACACCGTAATGGAGGGTTTAGGTTATGGAAAATACAAATACCTTGAAAGTGAATTGTCTATTTGTGATAAGCTTAAAGAGGTTGTTTTAACTCTTAACTCATTACAAGAAGTTCCAAAAAAGTATAATGCTTCTTATGTTTCTTTACCACTTACTAATGAGAGACTTTTACCATCGATTTTGCAGGCACCTATTCTTGAGTTGAAACCTCTTCCGGATCACCTCAAATACGTATATTTAGGTGATAAGGAAGAGTTGTCGGTGATCATTTCCAAAGACCTTACCAAGGTGCAAGAGGAGAAACTTTTTCGAGTGCTAAGAGAGTACAAGTCTGCCATTGGGTGGACCATTGCCGATATCAAAGGAATCATCCCTTCCACATGTATGCACCGAATACTTCTTGAGGAGGGGGTAAAACCAACAAGAGAGGCTCAACGTCGCTTGAACCCTCCGATGATGGAGGTAGTCAGGAAAGAAATCCTTAAGTTGTTGGATGTCGGGGTTATCTATCCTatatccgatagcaaatgggtgagTCTGGTTCAAGTCATCCCAAAGAAGTCCGGAATCACGGTGGTGAAAAACGATGATAATGACTTGGTTCCAAATAGAATCCAGATCGGCTGGAGAGTTTGCATTGACTACCGAAAGCTCAACTCTACCACCCGAAAGAACCATTTTCCCTTACCattcattgatcaaatgcttgaaagaTTGGCTGGACACTCTCATTATTGCTTTCTAGATGGTTTTTCAGGTTATTATCAGATTGTAATAGCTCCGGAATATCAAGAAAAGATGAcgtttacttgtccctttggaaCTTTTGCGTATAGAC gtttttataggagaTTCATCAAGGATTTATCCAAGATTGCAATGCCCCTGTGTAGACTTTTGCCGAAAGATGTGGCCTTTGATTGTGACAAGGAATTCAAGGAGGCTTTTGACACCTTGAAGGAGttgttgactactgcaccaatCATAAAACCACCGTACTGGAGCAAGCCATTTGAGTTGATGtgcgatgcaagtgattatgtcGTTGGAGCCATGTTTGGACATCGAGATGGTAAAGTTAcatatgccatttattatgcttctagaactctGAACGGAGCACAAATCAACTACTCCACTACTAAAAAGGATCTCTTGGTTATAGTATTTGCACTAGAGAAGTTTAGATCTTACTTGGTGGATACAAAG gaacatATATTTTCTAGATTTGGTACACCTCGAGTGgttattagtgatggaggttcgaaCTTCAAGAGATACTTTCACGCTCTTCTTAAGAAGTATAAGATTTCTCATAAAGTTGGCACACCGTATCATCCACAAACGAGCGGTCAAGATGAAATTTCCAACCGGGAGATTAAGTCTATCCCAGAGAAGACGGTGAACGTTACAAGGAAGGATTGGATTTATGGACTCAATGACGCTTTGTGGGCGTATAGGAAAGCTTACAAGACACCCATCAGTatgtctccttttaggcttgtCTATGGTAAACCTTGCGATCTTCCGTTCGAACTTGAACACAAAGCTTATTGGGATATCAAGGTATGTAATATGGAATTAGATGCAGCTGATGAACATAGGAAACCtcactcaatga ttgaaattgttAGTCCCAAAAAAGGGCTGGTTTCCAAGGTCAACGACCATCgtttgaaaccatactatgagcaGTTTGTGACGGAGAATCAGGATATGGTCACATTGAGTGatccactccctctggaggagtaa